The Streptomyces sp. Mut1 genome window below encodes:
- a CDS encoding MFS transporter, producing MTATLPVFDEAPGRPAHRDGNVLRWLGAYTASMVGDSVYYMALAWAATRTGTASQTGLVLAVGSIPRAVLLLGGGVLADRLGPRRVVVASDTARCLVILGLAGTLLLTSPTVWMLVAVALVFGAVDALFLPAVGALPPRITAASQLARVQGMRGLAARTANVVGAPLGGAAVALGGPVLAFGAAGVLFAVSLPLLLAVRMSPLPEQDAAEPAGTARRELADGLRYICRHPLLGPVMLVVALSELGFVGPLNLGLILLSDERGWGASGMGWIVAAFGVGAGASALLLTVRGRAPRAGLTMCVTVLIGAVAIGALAYAPSLPLAAGVAVLIGLFAGLGGALCGALIQTAADPAYLGRVTSVSTLFTHALAPLSYPVTGAAVALWGTGPVFVTSAGTCAAGALTGLVLTPLRRAELPR from the coding sequence GTGACCGCCACCCTGCCCGTCTTCGACGAGGCACCCGGCCGCCCGGCCCACCGCGACGGCAACGTCCTGCGCTGGCTCGGCGCGTACACCGCGTCCATGGTCGGCGACAGCGTCTACTACATGGCCCTCGCCTGGGCCGCCACCCGCACCGGCACCGCCTCGCAGACCGGCCTGGTGCTCGCCGTGGGCTCCATACCCCGGGCCGTGCTGCTGCTGGGCGGGGGAGTGCTCGCCGACCGGCTCGGGCCGCGCCGCGTGGTCGTCGCGAGCGACACCGCGCGCTGCCTCGTCATCCTCGGCCTGGCCGGCACCCTGCTCCTCACCTCGCCCACGGTGTGGATGCTGGTCGCCGTCGCGCTTGTCTTCGGCGCGGTCGACGCCCTCTTCCTGCCCGCCGTCGGCGCCCTGCCGCCCAGGATCACCGCCGCCTCCCAGCTCGCCCGCGTCCAGGGCATGCGCGGCCTCGCCGCCCGCACCGCCAACGTCGTCGGCGCCCCGCTCGGCGGCGCGGCCGTGGCCCTCGGCGGACCGGTCCTCGCCTTCGGCGCGGCCGGCGTGCTCTTCGCCGTCTCGCTGCCCCTCCTGCTGGCCGTACGGATGAGCCCGCTGCCCGAACAAGACGCGGCAGAACCCGCCGGCACCGCCCGGCGCGAACTGGCCGACGGGCTGCGGTACATCTGCCGCCACCCGCTGCTCGGCCCCGTCATGCTCGTCGTCGCCCTCAGCGAACTGGGCTTCGTCGGCCCCCTCAACCTCGGCCTGATCCTGCTCAGCGACGAACGCGGCTGGGGCGCCTCGGGCATGGGCTGGATCGTCGCCGCCTTCGGCGTCGGCGCGGGCGCCTCCGCACTGCTCCTCACCGTGCGCGGCCGGGCACCCAGGGCCGGGCTCACCATGTGCGTCACCGTGCTGATCGGCGCGGTCGCCATCGGCGCCCTGGCGTACGCACCCTCCCTGCCCCTCGCCGCGGGGGTCGCCGTCCTCATCGGACTCTTCGCGGGACTCGGCGGCGCCCTGTGCGGCGCGCTGATCCAGACCGCGGCCGACCCCGCCTACCTCGGCCGGGTCACCTCGGTCTCCACGCTCTTCACCCACGCCCTCGCACCGCTCAGCTACCCCGTCACCGGAGCCGCCGTCGCCCTGTGGGGCACCGGTCCCGTCTTCGTCACCAGCGCCGGGACATGCGCGGCCGGCGCCCTCACCGGCCTCGTCCTCACCCCACTGCGCCGCGCCGAACTCCCGCGCTGA
- a CDS encoding winged helix-turn-helix domain-containing protein → MASDESRRVSDLGTLKAFGHPLRMKLYRALYIARQATASQLAEQVDEAVSLVSYHLRKLAEHGLIEEAEGQGSDARERWWQPASKGLRFYDEDFRDAPEKVATHAAVSRLSFEQHVDMYRRHLDATPGWAPEWRRASFGSEYLARLNPEELAALEREMDALVKRYEAQGRTREEAGDTENRENVALHLYGFPFRT, encoded by the coding sequence ATGGCAAGCGACGAATCACGCCGGGTCTCCGACCTCGGCACCCTCAAGGCGTTCGGGCACCCCCTGCGGATGAAGCTCTACCGGGCGCTGTACATCGCCCGGCAGGCCACCGCCTCCCAGCTCGCCGAGCAGGTCGACGAAGCGGTCTCGCTCGTCAGCTACCACCTGCGCAAGCTCGCCGAGCACGGCCTGATCGAGGAGGCCGAGGGGCAGGGGAGCGATGCCCGTGAGCGCTGGTGGCAGCCCGCGTCCAAGGGGCTGCGCTTTTACGACGAGGACTTCCGCGACGCCCCCGAGAAGGTCGCCACGCACGCCGCCGTCAGCCGGCTCTCCTTCGAACAGCACGTCGACATGTACCGCCGCCACCTCGACGCGACCCCCGGCTGGGCACCCGAGTGGCGCAGGGCCTCCTTCGGCTCGGAATACCTGGCCCGGCTGAACCCCGAGGAGCTCGCCGCCCTCGAACGCGAGATGGACGCGCTCGTCAAGCGGTACGAGGCACAGGGCCGCACCCGCGAGGAGGCCGGGGACACCGAGAACCGCGAGAACGTCGCCCTGCACCTGTACGGCTTCCCGTTCCGGACCTGA
- a CDS encoding TIGR03085 family metal-binding protein, with translation MSTHAKRERLLLADLLEAAGPQAPTLCHGWTARDLAAHVVVRERRPDAAAGLVVGPLRNRRDRVMAEFTAKPYEELIQLIRTGPPRMSPFGLKQLDEAANTVEFYIHAEDVRRAQPDWSARELDPVFADVLWSRTEKAARMLGRKAPVGLVLRRPDGQTAVAHRGTPVVTVTGEPGELLLFAFGRQEAARVELEGEPDAIGRVTTAKLGM, from the coding sequence ATGTCGACCCATGCGAAGCGCGAACGACTTCTGCTCGCCGACCTGTTGGAGGCGGCGGGCCCGCAGGCCCCGACCCTCTGCCACGGCTGGACGGCCCGTGATCTCGCGGCCCATGTGGTGGTGCGGGAGCGACGGCCGGACGCGGCGGCCGGGCTGGTCGTCGGACCGCTGCGGAACCGGCGTGACCGGGTCATGGCCGAGTTCACCGCGAAGCCGTACGAGGAACTGATCCAGCTCATCCGTACGGGTCCGCCGCGGATGTCCCCGTTCGGGCTGAAGCAGCTGGACGAGGCGGCGAACACGGTGGAGTTCTACATCCACGCCGAGGACGTGCGCCGGGCCCAGCCCGACTGGTCGGCGCGGGAGCTGGACCCGGTCTTCGCCGATGTCCTGTGGTCGCGTACGGAGAAGGCGGCCCGGATGCTGGGCCGCAAGGCGCCGGTGGGTCTGGTCCTGCGCCGCCCGGACGGGCAGACCGCGGTGGCGCACCGGGGCACGCCGGTGGTGACGGTGACCGGTGAGCCGGGCGAGCTGCTGCTGTTCGCGTTCGGGCGGCAGGAGGCGGCGCGGGTGGAGCTGGAGGGTGAGCCGGACGCGATCGGCCGGGTGACGACGGCGAAGCTGGGCATGTGA
- a CDS encoding helix-turn-helix domain-containing protein: MPQVVRSRVRALHAPPPVAPVPRRFRSLADREAVAVLHRAARVLVAALPELTDRMVEALREREPGYRAAIEADPAEIWQEVHQSLRHNVGSLIQPREFRDAAHRTSRRIGEVRAEQGVPLDAVLHAFRMGGAMVWQDLVDETARRHPEDVRLLVHVAADVWNFVDEHCGVVADAYRRAERRLAWRRENRQRLMTAALLDGTAQIADLPDTAAVLGLPEDGRYAVLAFVDARRSPYGAIHPRLELPAGPDALWHAGPEAEFAILPLGRGGDADPGADEPAVPGEPERAEAVDAGDGALLALAAELRVPPGARVGISSAVDGLAAVGDARRLAETALRACPADGGVVLLDQQLPAALVVSSPGLGTALAHRVLGPLDRLDPADRDVLIDTLTAWFDCDGSAPRAGARLYCHRNTVLNRLRRFEQLTGRCLTRPSDAVEVSLALAARRLLPG; encoded by the coding sequence ATGCCACAGGTCGTACGTTCACGGGTCAGGGCGCTGCACGCGCCGCCGCCCGTCGCCCCGGTCCCGCGCCGCTTCCGTTCGCTGGCCGACCGCGAGGCGGTCGCCGTACTGCACCGGGCCGCCCGGGTGCTGGTCGCGGCGCTGCCGGAGCTGACGGACCGGATGGTGGAGGCGCTGCGCGAGCGGGAGCCCGGCTACCGCGCGGCGATCGAGGCCGACCCGGCGGAGATCTGGCAGGAGGTGCACCAGTCGCTGCGGCACAACGTCGGCTCGCTGATCCAGCCCCGCGAGTTCCGGGACGCCGCACACCGCACCTCCCGGCGGATCGGCGAGGTCCGGGCGGAGCAGGGGGTGCCGCTGGACGCGGTCCTGCACGCGTTCCGGATGGGCGGGGCGATGGTCTGGCAGGACCTGGTGGACGAGACCGCGCGCCGCCACCCCGAGGACGTCCGGCTGCTCGTCCATGTCGCCGCGGACGTCTGGAACTTCGTGGACGAGCACTGCGGTGTCGTCGCCGACGCCTACCGGCGGGCCGAGCGCCGGCTGGCCTGGCGCCGGGAGAACCGCCAGCGCCTGATGACGGCCGCCCTGCTGGACGGCACCGCGCAGATCGCCGACCTCCCGGACACCGCCGCCGTGCTCGGGCTGCCGGAGGACGGCCGGTACGCGGTCCTCGCCTTCGTCGACGCCCGCCGCTCCCCGTACGGCGCCATCCATCCGCGCCTGGAACTGCCCGCGGGCCCGGACGCGCTCTGGCACGCGGGCCCGGAGGCGGAGTTCGCCATCCTGCCGCTGGGCCGGGGCGGGGACGCGGACCCGGGTGCGGACGAACCCGCCGTGCCCGGGGAGCCCGAGCGGGCGGAAGCGGTGGACGCCGGGGACGGGGCGCTCCTCGCGCTCGCCGCGGAGTTGCGCGTACCGCCCGGGGCCCGGGTCGGCATCAGCTCGGCCGTCGACGGCCTCGCGGCGGTCGGGGACGCCCGGCGGCTCGCGGAGACCGCCCTGCGGGCCTGCCCGGCGGACGGCGGGGTGGTCCTGCTCGACCAGCAACTGCCCGCCGCCCTGGTCGTCTCGTCCCCGGGACTCGGCACGGCCCTCGCCCACCGGGTGCTGGGGCCCCTGGACCGGCTGGACCCGGCCGACCGGGACGTGCTCATCGACACGCTCACGGCGTGGTTCGACTGCGACGGCTCGGCCCCCCGGGCGGGCGCCCGCCTCTACTGCCACCGCAACACCGTCCTGAACCGGCTCCGCCGCTTCGAGCAGCTGACCGGCCGCTGCCTGACCCGCCCGTCCGACGCGGTCGAGGTCTCCCTGGCCCTGGCGGCCCGGCGCCTGCTCCCCGGCTGA
- the hisI gene encoding phosphoribosyl-AMP cyclohydrolase, producing MTSTPTPGTPRPASALDPAIAARLKRGADGLVPAIAQQYDTGEVLMLGWMDDEALHRTLTTGRCTYWSRSRQEYWVKGDTSGHIQQVRSVALDCDADTVLVKVDQTGAACHTGDRTCFDADVLLGQ from the coding sequence ATGACCAGCACGCCCACGCCCGGCACCCCCCGCCCCGCCAGCGCCCTCGATCCCGCCATCGCCGCCCGCCTCAAGCGCGGCGCCGACGGACTGGTCCCGGCCATCGCCCAGCAGTACGACACCGGCGAGGTACTGATGCTGGGCTGGATGGACGACGAGGCGCTGCACCGCACCCTCACCACCGGCCGCTGCACCTACTGGTCGCGCAGCCGCCAGGAGTACTGGGTCAAGGGCGACACCTCGGGCCACATCCAGCAGGTCAGGTCCGTCGCCCTGGACTGCGACGCCGACACCGTCCTCGTCAAGGTCGACCAGACGGGCGCCGCCTGCCACACGGGTGACCGCACCTGCTTCGACGCCGACGTCCTGCTCGGACAGTAG